The genomic stretch CAGCTTCAGCACCGCAGGCGTCGGAACAGGCAACCGCCCATGCGCCGCCCAAATCGTCCCTCCTCCTACAGGTAACGCCGAACAATAAAGCTCATCCACCCCTAGCCAGTCCAGCCCCAAACACGTCCCCACAATATCCACGATCGCATCCGTTGCCCCCACCTCATGAAAATGCACCTCCTCCGGCGCAATCCCATGGGCCAGTGCCTCTGCCTTCGCCAAATTCCGAAAAATTGCCAAGCTCCACCGTTCCACCCGCTCCGGAAGCTTAGCCGCCCGAATCAACGCTTCAATTTCCGGTAAATGCCGAGTCCCCTCACCATGATTGTGGGGATGCGCCATAGTCGGGGCATAATCGACCCCCACCTCCTGATGCTCCCTTGGCGGCATCGCCACCGATTGCTGCAATTCCACATGCACCTTCATAGCCCGTAATCCATTGGGATATCGTGGCTCCGACCACAGGCGATACTCATCGGCCAGCCCTAGTTGTGCCAGTTGGTTAGCAATATACTCCAGCGGCACCCCCGCATCCACCAATGCCCCTAAACACATATCTCCGGCAAGTCCGGTGGGGCAGTCGAAATACGCTAACGTGGTCATAGATTTAAAACTGGCAATAACGTATGGCGATAATATACGAACTTCATCCTGACACGCCGCAAACGTACCGGATAGAAAAAATTAGAGACGCACTCCGATCCGGGGCAGTCATGCTATACCCCACCGATACGGTCTACGCCATTGGCTGCGATCTTAATGTTAAATCAGCCGTAGAACGGGTGCGGCGCATCAAGCAACTCTCCAGCGAAAAACCACTCACATTCCTGTGTTCATCCCTATCCAACATTTCCCATTATGCCTTCGTCACCAACGAAGCCTATCGCGTCCTCAAACGCCTGATTCCAGGACCCTATACCTTTCTCCTGCCTGCCACCAAGCTCGTCCCAAAATTGGTAATGAACCCCAAGCGCAAAACCACCGGAATTCGCGTTCCCGACTCGGCCATTTGTCAGGCGTTGCTGAAATCCCTAGATAATCCCATTATTTCAACCTCTGCCCTCACCATTTTTGACGATCAGCCCCACTACACCTCCAAGGCTGAGCTATTTGATCGCTTTGACCCCGTTGTCGATGTCATGATCGACGATGGTCTGGAGTTAAAGTACCAAGTTTCGACCATGCTAGACCTGACCACCGATGAACCCACCATCCTTCGTAAAGGGCTAGGCTGGCAAGAGGCATCCGCTTGGGCGACTGAAGCAAGCGTCTAGTCCGCTCTCCGTAGTTTTGAGCAGTATCCAGTTGAAATAGACACTTGTATAAGTGTCCCATTAGGGAACGTTGGTATCGGTTTTAGAGTCGATCAAACCTGAACACTGTGAAACACGTCCATACTGAGAGTTTGGTGGAAGTTAAGCGATCGCTCAACTTGAGGCTCACCCAATCAGGCTAAACCAATAGAGGATGAGGTTACCTCCAAGAGTGACACACCTTGCCCCCTATCAGGTGATAGAACTGCGTAGAGTTTGGATGTGTTGAATCAGTCAGGGTGCACCTGCCGCAATTAAGGTCAATCCTTGCTCGACCATGTCGCGCCGGATGATTCATCTCAACCCCTGGATCCACTCCGGATTCCACAGTGGGATCTCCCAATTCTTTGCCCACGTGCATCACCGCAAGGTTTATCTACCCATGAACGCAAAATCCACTCAGCCTCCCTCATCTCCTAATTCTCAGGA from Synechococcales cyanobacterium T60_A2020_003 encodes the following:
- a CDS encoding threonylcarbamoyl-AMP synthase, giving the protein MAIIYELHPDTPQTYRIEKIRDALRSGAVMLYPTDTVYAIGCDLNVKSAVERVRRIKQLSSEKPLTFLCSSLSNISHYAFVTNEAYRVLKRLIPGPYTFLLPATKLVPKLVMNPKRKTTGIRVPDSAICQALLKSLDNPIISTSALTIFDDQPHYTSKAELFDRFDPVVDVMIDDGLELKYQVSTMLDLTTDEPTILRKGLGWQEASAWATEASV